ttttttaaagatcaagtaGCAAACTACCACCTCCTGTAGCAATAAAAGATCAGGGGCTTTGGAACTGGATTCCCGGCCTCAACTGTGTGTGAGATACTCAACCTCCtggggcctctgtttcctcacctgtaaaataggcaGGCAAACCGCACCTGCCCCCCTAGGGTTACGTTTCCATGAGCTCATCAAACATAAAGGAGCTGACACGCTCGAAGCACTTTGAACGGGGTCTGGGTTAAACTGCTCTCATTCATAGTAGGCAAGACAGACTCCATCCCCGCCCCAGGTGGACTGGGGGTTGGGGTGCATGTCTTCGGCAATGCCTCGAGGTTCACAGGTGGGGTGGCAGGGTGGGCCCCACACGGCGCACAGGTCAACACGACTAGAAGGCTGGCCTTTCCCGGTTTTGCAGACCTCAGAAAGGGTGGTCAGTTTAGTGCGCAGAATGTTCTGGGTCTCCACCAATTCTCCACCTCGCCCGAGTGCTGATGCCCAACGTCTCCCTGAAATCCCCACCAGCCACTTCCCTGTTGTTCCTGCTCCTTCCAAGGAAGTAAATTAACCTGGCGGCGTGggttttttcaaaatattttatttattcattcgtgagagacacagagagagaggcagagacataggcagagggagaagcagggagcccgatatgggactcgatcccaggacccggggggatcacaccctgagccaaaggcagatgctcaaccactgagccaccccagcgtccctaacctgacattttaaaataggattgttaaaaaataaaataaaaataaaataaaataaaataaaataaaataaaataaaataaaaataaaatgggattgtttttgttttgttttctgttttccatttcaaaaCCGGGAGGCCTGTCTCTGCTCTTTGAGGGCTCCCTGACCAAGCCAACCTGGTTCAGTTGGTGATGTGATGTGAACAAGAGGGTGGGAGGACTGGGCCACAGcaggaggctccccacagggtcaCACCCGACTGTATGGGAAACCCTCTCTCCAGCGTCCTACATTTCTCCCAACACTAGCGTGCAGTTAATAGCAGGGCTCTCCTAGAGTGATGGTTTCGGGGGGCCAGAGCCGATCAGAAATCCATGTCCGTACAAAACTGgcaagattgggatccctgggtggcgcagcggtttggcgcctgcctttggcccggggcacgatcctggagacccaggatcgaatcccacgtcgggctccctgcgtggagcctgcttctccctctacctgtgtctctgcctctctgtctctctctgtgtaactatcatgaataaataaagtctttaaaaaaaaaaaaaaaaaactggcaagaTAGTCATGCCTCACACCATGGCTGCCCGGGGGCAGACAGGCAGTTGGATGCAAAAATGCAGCCCCAGAGTGGAGTCCCTCTGCAGACCCGCTCCTGGGGCTTCGAGATGCTGCCCAGCTCTGTGGGCAGGCCGGCACCTGGAGCCTGAAAACCTGGTTCTTAAAGGCCCACCATCCAGCCCCTTTTCTTGTCCTGGACTCTATTCACTGGCTCTATCCAGATCCTGGGACTCTTGGCATCACCCGGGTGATCTGGCCTCCAgatgcccacagggagccttgaGGGCTTTCTGGGTGGTAGGTGATGCCATGCCACCTGCTTGGGAGGGTCTGCTGGCTTGGAAACCATGGTACACCCGGCACTTTTTACCTCCTGGGAAGGAAGCCTGAGAGAgaccagagtggggaggggcagccttGGGGTACAGATGACAtcagcccaccccagccccctcaTCCCTTCACCCTTGCAGGCTTTCTATATCTCTGGCCTCATTACCTCTCTGGCATTGCCAGGTCCAGCAGTTCCAGGTACTAAGAGGCCACCCCTGCTCTCCAtactctccccacccctgccctccttctgCTCTCCTGAAGACCTCTAGGAAACCCAAGGGATGCCCTgatgcagagggaggcagagggcacaATAGGGCCCATAGTCTCTAGAGATTGTCCCTTCCCAGGTGAGCTAATCCAGGAAGGCCTGCTCTCTGGGGCTCAATCCATAACCTAGATCTTCCCTCCCCTGGTGGGGCGACATAGGAAACTGCATCTTTCTGGggctgagccccacatcagtcccTCCCAACAAGGCCACttccatttgtatatatatatatatatttttttttatgacacttgatatgttaaaaaaaattaagaaatgccGACATGGAGTTTATGAATTTTGACACATATTAAAATGGGCCAGTGAACCTGCATGTCTCAGGGATCGTTTTGTTAACAACACATTGGATCATAACCTCAAAAGTCTAAATTAGGGTTTCTCCACTTTGGCCTTATTGACATTTGGGGTTTAGAGAAGTCTTTGTGTTGTATGGTGTTGAGCTGGGCTCCACCCACTAGGTGCCAGTGGCACCCCAGGTTGTAACAaacagaaatgtctccagacattgtgaAGCATCCCCTGGAGGGCACGTCACCCCCCTCCCAGCTGAGACCCCTGGGTTACAGGATCCCACTGAGCCCCCAAGACACACTGTCCTCGTAACCATCTGACCTACTACAGTCCAAGGATGGTGCACATGTTTAAATACACATCTGAGTGGGACAGATAAGAGGAAGTGACTCACAGACACTGGGGGCCATCCTGGTTTATACCATATAACAGCTGTCTAGGGcaatccgggtggctcagcggtttagcgccgctgttggctcagggcgtgatcctggagacccaggatcgagtcccacatcgggttcccagtgcatggagcctgcttctccctctgcctgtgtctctgcctctctctctctctctgtgtcttatgaataaataaataaaatctaaaaaaaaaaattcccaacaaataaataacagCTGTCTAACCCATCAGAAATCTATTAGTGTGGGCTAGAGAgtctaattatctttttttcccaattcaCAAGGTTTCCCAGACCTCAGCACTACTGCCATTTGGTGCCGTATCATTCTTGGGGCCACGGAGGGATTGTCCTGTGGCCTGTAGAATGTTTGGCAACAttcacccactagatgccagcagcacacacacaccctatccGGGCATGACATTGCCAAGTGTCCCCTGGGAGGCCAGAATCACTCCCCGTTGAGAACCACCGGGTCAAAACCAGAAGCCAGGGGCCAGCCTGAGATCCCAACCACACAACCAACCTAACTAAgcccgcccccaccctcccaaTAGCTGGAAACCACAGGAatgtggaggaggcagaggaggaggctctcTGGGAGGGCCCCAGGAGGTCTGGCCTTCACTTGAGGGTCAGCAGGGAAGTCTCTGGTCCAGCCCCTGATAATGACTGTAATACCAATAGCTACAATTTACTGTTTACTCTGTGCAGAGAAATCTAGGGCCGGCTAGTTGTTAACTGAGCCATCTCATCGGACCCTCCCAGTGGCCCTAGGGTGCGAGCATTCTTGACTGCTTCATCTTGCTGATAAGGAAATTCAGCCAAACACAAAGTGGCCTGtgcaaggtcacagagctaacaAGAAATGCAAAGGTAGGGGAGGGCTTGTAATGGATGACAACAGGGGAGCAGAGAGGCGCCTGTGGGTGGCGGGGAGGCAAGGCAGCCCCCAGGGGCTCAGTGTCCACCCCAAGAGGAACCCAGCTAGGAGTCTTACTCCTTGATGTTCAACCGCAGGCAAGGCTGGAGCTGACCCCACCTGCCACGGAGGACCCAAGGCCCAAGGGAGGTGTCCAGGGGCAGCGCACCGTTGCTTACAACACCCATCAGCTCCCACAAGCATCCGCAGCCAAACGTGCAAGAAAAATCTTGGTGTTATTTAGAATGCAGCTTCAAGACCAACCCTCCAGGGACCgacccccgccctgccctgcaGACGGACCGCAGCAGCTCGGGAGCCCCCCCagctcgcccccccccccgccccccgggagtCCTCACGGTAGACGCAAGGGTTCTGGCAAACAAGACCGAAGCGGAACGGGCCGGCCGGCGACggttgagaaactgaggcagggccGGCCGGgcgggaggaggatgggggggagGCCGCTCTCCGCGCGGGGGGAGACGAGGTGCGGCGGGGCTTGGGGGCCGCGGTGGGGGCGCACGGGGCCCTGGCGCGCCCCAGCCGGTGCCCGCGGAGGCCTGGGGGCCGCGGGGGAGGGACATCCCTCCGTCCCGGGGCGGGACCAGGGGGCGGAGCGGCCCGGTGACCGGCGGTGACGCGGGCCCCGCCCGCTCATATAGAGGCGCCCCGGGGGCGCAGGGACCgagctccgccgccgccgccgccgcagcctcGCCCGCCGGGCGCCCcgcagctcccagctcccagctcccagctcccagctcccagcatccgcgccgccgccgccgccgcccccagcGCCACCGCCATGCGGGAGATCGTGCACCTGCAGGCCGGCCAGTGCGGCAACCAGATCGGAGCCAAGGTGCGCGGGGGCCGGGCCACGAGCCCCGCAGAGCCCCCCACCGGGGGCTTCCCGCAGGGCTGGGGTCCCCGGGAGGCCGGCACCCCCGGGgaccgcggggggcgggggcagggccaggctgggaaCAAAgagggcggtgggggtggggcccagcctTCTGTGCGCTGGCCACAGCTGGCTTCACAGCTGGCCGCTGTCCTCTCCACGCGCACAAAGagaccctgcccctccccgcgGCTGCAGCCTGGGCGAGCTGACACCAGCAGGCTGGGCTGAGGTGGTGACTccgctcctccccgcccccacctctcccttctTGCTGCCTCATCCCTGCCTCCCCACGAGGCCTCTGGGTCCCCTCTTCACCTTGCCAGGGGGGACAGGTGGCAGCTAGGGAGGTGGTTGGAGGTTCGTGggcccagagaggcagggacaggccaAGCcgcctgcttcccctccctctctcctcaccaccaccatccctctAGTTTTGGGAGGTGATCAGTGATGAGCATGGCATCGACCCCACGGGCACATACCACGGGGACAGTGATCTGCAGCTGGAGAGAATCAACGTATACTACAACGAGGCCACAGGTAGGGCTCAGGGGGCACCTgcgggggtggtgggtggggaggctgggaggggacaGGATGCTGGTGCCCGGCACTccgccaccccagctgccctccaTCTGCTTCCCTGCAGGAGGAAATTATGTTCCCAGAGCGGTGCTGGTGGACCTGGAGCCTGGCACCATGGACTCTGTTCGCTCCGGGCCCTTCGGCCAGATCTTCCGGCCTGACAACTTTGTGTTTGGTGAGTTCTAGGCATGGGAAGCCCCCCTGTTCCTTTCACTTCCAAATACTTAGTGGAAATTCTTCACATAGCATGGGAGACGTCAGTGCTAATCGCAGGGCCCCACGGCCCAGTGGGGCAGGCCGACAGGGCAGTCAGGCTGTGACGCGTGACACACAGGTCACTGCGGGAGCCCAGGACAGGCATCTGATATGGGGGAGGGTGtacagaaggcttcctggaggaggtggcattttaATTTAACACTATGgactggagccaggctgcctgggtgaaAATGCCAGCTCTGCCATTTCATGCATCCAACAAAtaacttattgagcacctaccgcATACCAGGTCCTGCTGTTACCCCCAGatgaacaaagcagacaaaacTCTCTACCCTACCGGAGCCAACTTCCCAGTGGAGGGAGATGGGCAAGAGAGGAGATAAACAAGTAAAATTCAGCCACCGATTGAGCCAGCTGGGTGACTTAAGAGGGGCTCTTGGATCTCTCTGTGCCCCAGTCTccacatctttaaaacaaaaagacctacctgaaaaaaaaaataaataaataaataaatacatacatacatacataaaaaagacCTACCTGTCAGGATGGGAGGCTGAAAGCCATTAATATGCGCAGAGCACTTAGAACAATGCTGAGTGGAGAGCAAAAGGTAAATAAGCATTTGAGGTTTTCACTGCCATCATTAATACCTCCAGCCTAAAATAAGAGTGGGACACAGGCTAACCCAGACACTGAAGGGGGAAAGATGTGCAAGAGAGAGGGAACAGCACATGAAGACCACAGACACATTTGTGGCCCTCAGATTCGAGGCGCACGCACACTCTGTGAAGATCCTTCTCTGAAACCTTCCCTGGTGCCTCCCAGGTCAGGCTGGCTGCACACCCCCACTTGgcctcaggccccaggccccaccctctcccccagcaCCCCGGGCACCTCTCTTCCTCAGAGCAGGGTGGTTTGTCGAGGCTGAAGTCTAGACATTGACAagacaagctgtgtgaccttggacaagcgaCTCCCCTTCTCTGGTCTGTGGGATGATTCAGCAAGATAATGATCCTCCTGTGTGGATACGGCTGTGGTAGGACTAAATAATGTTGGCCACAGGGTGCGAGGGGTTCCCATGGAGGGCTCCATGGGGACCACGGAATTCTATGGGTtccaggagagaggggaggggaggcagtagTAAAAGTGTGGAGTCAGGAGCCAGATTGCCTGGCCATCCTGTTTTCTCTGAGGCTGTGACCTGGCACAGAGACCTGAAGGAAGAGTCAACCATGTGACTATCTGGGGGAAAGGGCATCCCAGGCAGAATGAAGAGCAGGTGTAAAGATCCTGGGCGGCATCAGGCCTGGTGTGCTGGAGGAACAACAAGGAGGCCTGTGTGGCTAGAGCAGGGTGAGCAtgctggagagagggaggaggcaagTGCAGGTAGGTGACAGGTCACTCAGGGCCCTGTGGGCTGCGGGGGGACTTGGGCTTGCACCTTGAAGGAGGTGGGAGCCCCGGAGCCTTGCCGGTAGACGCGGGCAGGGCCTGACTCACGGGCGCCCTCTGGTGGCTTAGAGAACAGACTTTGGGGTGTAGGGTGGAGATGAAGGTGGGAACCAGTCCAGCGCAGGGTTGATGAAGTCAGACCAGGGTGGAGTCAGAGGAGGGGATGAGAAGAAATGttacattttcatgaaaataccAGCCCATATTCTAACACTAATCCTTGTCCTCCCGGAGCTCACACTTCCCTGTGACATTACGGGCAATAAACATGATTAATAGGGCAGCACAGGTTTGTCAgtactttgaggaaaaaaaaaaaaaaaaaacagggaagaggACTGAAAAATGGGAGGGGTTGCGGTTGTATATACGGTGGTAAGGGAGACCCTCACTGAGGGTGACAGAGCactggaggaggagagagccGCGTGGGTATCTGCGGGTAAGAGCATTTCAGCCAGAGGGAAtgtgtgtgcaaaggccctggggcaggactgTGGGTGGTGTGTTGGAGGAACGGCAAGGAGGAccctgtggctggagcagagtgagcgagaagggagagagagagagagagagagagagagagagagagagagagagaggaggtgacGGCAGGGAGGGGAAGTGGCAGGTCCTGCAGGGCCTTGCCGGCTGAGGGACGGACGTGGGCTCTTGTTATAGACAGAGCTGGGTTTTGAGCCAACGTGGGATGGTTTTGAGCCAAAGTGGGGCAGGAATCCATTCGGGTTCTAACAGAATCCCTCTGGCTGCTGGCTGAAGAGGGGCAGGCgtggaagcagagggaaggatTAACCATGAGACTAATAAAAAcaggggcggcccgggtggcgcgcagcggtttagcgccgcctgcagcccggggtgtgatcctggagacccgggatcgagtccctcgtcgggctccctgcgtggggcctgctgctccctcggcctgcgtctctgcctctctctcgctctctctgattgaataaataaataaaaattcaaaaacaaaaaaatgtcctTATTCAAGTGCTAGGATGGCCTGGGTGGCGTTGGGGTCGagctctcctcctctcctcccctctcccctctcccccctcccccctccgcaGGCCAGTCCGGAGCCGGCAACAACTGGGCCAAGGGCCACTACACGGAGGGCGCCGAGCTGGTGGACGCGGTCCTGGACGTGGTGCGGAAGGAGGCCGAGAGCTGCGACTGCCTGCAGGGCTTCCAGCTGACGCACTCGCTGGGCGGCGGCACGGGCTCGGGCATGGGCACGCTGCTCATCAGCAAGATCCGCGAGGAGTTCCCGGACAGGATCATGAACACCTTCAGCGTGGTGCCGTCGCCCAAGGTGTCGGACACGGTGGTGGAGCCCTACAACGCCACGCTGTCGGTGCACCAGCTGGTGGAGAACACGGACGAGACCTACTGCATCGACAACGAGGCCCTGTACGACATCTGCTTCCGCACCCTGAAGCTGACCACGCCCACCTACGGCGACCTCAACCACCTGGTGTCGGCCACCATGAGCGGCGTCACCACCTGCCTGCGCTTCCCGGGCCAGCTCAACGCCGACCTGCGCAAGCTGGCCGTGAACATGGTGCCCTTCCCGCGCCTGCACTTCTTCATGCCGGGCTTCGCGCCGCTCACCAGCCGCGGCAGCCAGCAGTACCGCGCGCTCACGGTGCCCGAGCTCACGCAGCAGATGTTCGACGCCAAGAACATGATGGCCGCGTGCGACCCGCGCCACGGCCGCTACCTGACGGTGGCCGCCGTCTTCCGCGGCCGCATGTCCATGAAGGAGGTGGACGAGCAGATGCTGAGCGTGCAGAGCAAGAACAGCAGCTACTTCGTCGAGTGGATCCCCAACAACGTCAAGACGGCCGTGTGCGACATCCCGCCGCGCGGCCTCAAGATGGCCGCCACCTTCATCGGCAACAGCACGGCCATCCAGGAGCTGTTCAAGCGCATCTCGGAGCAGTTCACCGCCATGTTCCGGCGCAAGGCCTTCCTGCACTGGTACACGGGCGAGGGCATGGACGAGATGGAGTTCACCGAGGCCGAGAGCAACATGAACGACCTGGTGTCCGAGTACCAGCAGTACCAGGACGCCACGGCCGAGGAGGGCGAGTTCGAGGAGGAGGCCGAGGAGGAGGTGGCCTAGGGCTGCGCCAGCGCCGGGCCGGGGAGCCCtcgcccctccgcccctcctcccctcctcccctcctccgcccctcctccgcccctcctccccggAGCCCAGGAGCCTGGCTTCCCACTCacgctgggggtgggggtcggggagcTGGCTGACCTTTGACCCGGGAGCCCCGCTTCACCAGTGACCCGGCAAGCCTACCTTTAACCCACTCCGACCTCTCCTCCACCTTTGACCTCCCCCACGAACCCCTCTGTGCCCCCAGACCCCGGAGTCCCGGAGTCCCAGCTTGCCGCCGAGCCTCCACCTCCCGGCCTCACCCTTGACACTGgcagccccacctcccctcccctgagcgccctcccccccttcctctttcctcccacccccccccaactccctcccctctgctctcccaaCCTCGGTTCCcgcccactcccccccccccagtggtGGAGGGCTGCGTGCTGCCGAGAGAGCAGACCCTGAGCATGTGAGCCAaaggcctccccacccccctcccctctgcttcaCCTGCAATAAATAAACTATTGTCCTGCCCTGTTTCTGCCCGGAGCCTTTTTCATCTCCCTGTGGGAGGGTCAGGAAGTGAGCCTTATGGGATGCAactgggtggggaagagggagcctCTGATCTGGGGGCGGTGGGGAGCCAGGCAGAGATTTCAGAGTCCCACAGAGCAGGCTAGACCACTAAGGATCTGTGTGGGGTTAAGTAAGCCACTTGCCATCTCTGAGCCTGGATTTGTTCAGAAGGGGCAGGTAGAAGGAGGGCATCGGTTCTCCCCCAAGTTCTGCTGGGGCATCCTCGCAGCAGGGTGCCCAGTTCCCCGGGAGCCACCATCCCAGGAAAGCAAGGCCTTTTTCTGCTAGCTTCAGAAGTGACAGTGTGAGTGTCCTCTGGACTCCTAGTCGACAGGGTCACAAAGGTCTACTACCCAGGTTCAAGGGGATGGGATGTACACCCCACCTCTTAAGGGTAGAGGTGAGATTCCAGAAGGGCATGTGGGATGGGAGCTATCGCCGTGACCGGCTTTGGAAATTGCAGCCTGCCACACGGAGGCTCTTGCCCAAAGTCcactggctatttttttttttttttttttttttatgatagtcacacagagagagagattgagaggcagagacacaggcagagggagaagcaggctccatgcaccgggagcccaacgtgggattcaatcccgggtctccaggatcgcgccctgggccaaaggcaggtgccaaaccgctgcgccacccagggatccctccactggCTATTAAGTGGTGAGCTGGGGCTCAAGCCCTGACATGATAAGTCTAGAACACTGATTCCCCTTTATCAGCCAGAGTTCAGCGTAAGGGCCGTGGTAGGCATATTCAGCAGAGAAGGATTTAATAGGAGGATTTAGGGGCTTATAGCATTGTTGGAGGGACTGAAGGAGTGGGCTTATTTCTTAAACTTTAGCATGCAAAAGGCTCACCAAGaagtggcacctggctggctcagggggtAGAACACACGACCCTTGGGCTCAGGGTTGTCAGGGTCGTCACCTCGAGCCCCAGGTTAAATGTAGGGCTtacgttaaaaaaataataagtaaaaaaaaaaaaaatctccaggaaaACTTGGCTACAGCACAGCTTCCTGGGTTCTACCATAGAGTTCCTGGTTTAGtaggtttggggggggggtgaggccCAAgccttcacatttttaaaaatattttatttggggggcacctgggtggctcagtggttgagcgtctgcctttgggtcaggtcatgaccccagggtcctgggatcaagtcccacatcgggctccccacagggagcctgcttctccctctgcctgtgtctctccccctctctaggtgtctctcatgaataaataaataaaatctaaagaaagaagaaggaggagaaggagaaggagaaggagaagaagaagaagaagaagaagaagaagaagaagaagaaaagaagaagaagaagaattatttatttttaagttatctctatacccaactcagggctcacaCCCACCaccccagaatcaagagttgtgtgctcccCCAACTCAGCCACCCGAGCACCCCCAgactttgcatttttaacaagctcccaggtgatggtggtgatgctgCCTATGAAACCACATTCTGAGCAGCCCTCGAACAGGCTGGAACATCACagagctgagccaccagggaacTGCTTCCTCTGCTCCGTGAGAAAGGTGGAGAATCGAGAGGCTGCCACCAGATTCACAGAATCCAAGCACACCTCCCGACACCCACAAAACCTGGAAATAGGTacaggcacacacgcaca
This window of the Canis lupus dingo isolate Sandy chromosome 20, ASM325472v2, whole genome shotgun sequence genome carries:
- the TUBB4A gene encoding tubulin beta-4A chain yields the protein MREIVHLQAGQCGNQIGAKFWEVISDEHGIDPTGTYHGDSDLQLERINVYYNEATGGNYVPRAVLVDLEPGTMDSVRSGPFGQIFRPDNFVFGQSGAGNNWAKGHYTEGAELVDAVLDVVRKEAESCDCLQGFQLTHSLGGGTGSGMGTLLISKIREEFPDRIMNTFSVVPSPKVSDTVVEPYNATLSVHQLVENTDETYCIDNEALYDICFRTLKLTTPTYGDLNHLVSATMSGVTTCLRFPGQLNADLRKLAVNMVPFPRLHFFMPGFAPLTSRGSQQYRALTVPELTQQMFDAKNMMAACDPRHGRYLTVAAVFRGRMSMKEVDEQMLSVQSKNSSYFVEWIPNNVKTAVCDIPPRGLKMAATFIGNSTAIQELFKRISEQFTAMFRRKAFLHWYTGEGMDEMEFTEAESNMNDLVSEYQQYQDATAEEGEFEEEAEEEVA